In Alosa sapidissima isolate fAloSap1 chromosome 5, fAloSap1.pri, whole genome shotgun sequence, the genomic stretch aatcaactactgctcaaacttaaaggagaactccggtgatttttcacatagatctccatttctcaacgtccttatcaggcaagtacctccactcggcggccatattgcaacactttttgggcacttatcgtgcatctacttcggcagaaatgtgtgtgcgtaaaccttcacgacaccaatcttgctccagcagcgagatcacaacagatgattggcacgatgtcttcacagcacaccacttgATTGgttcaatgtattttacaacacaccacatgattggctcaatgtattcacatgttgacgttttgccatattggcgttacaaactaaccccatgcattaggcctactatggaggattttttgagtgctgtatctcctcattagaaagtctctggtaaaactagttgttctggtacccccccccccccccccccccccaaaaaaaaaaaaagtaactaagtaacttttacttaaagtacattttaaatgaactactttttacttttacttgagtacattttcagatcggtattttaacttgtacttgaataatatttcatcaaggtattggtacttttacttgagtacaatattttcgtactttttccacctctggcattacttcacctaaagattcatcagctgctctaactagtcaaggaaatagttagggtttaagtatcctttcAGGCTGATGGGAGATGgcattggtcatcccatctcacatggactacactgaatcaggctctgattagtggcaacctggcaatctgGAGCAGatgaacagtgaaacactgcaaagtcataatattcccgcttatctctcGAAATACATAGGGCgactaggggtgtcacgattctccaaatcctcgatttgatttaattttcgattttaaagttACGATTCTATTCGATTTTCgatcatttttttaaaattactattaatgcattccttacatgttatttactttttttggccttttccttttctgtttcggggggcttttatttagaaaccgctttttattttgaaaccgttccaaccGCGAGGTTGTATACGTGAccatagtgaaatgaaacaacacataATGATAgtttgattgtttcagcacactccgaagagacctgttcatggaatatgtacttatcaatgtgcattttaagcttTAAGTAATTTTGAactgtaactagatcatcttttcacttgctaaattgagtaggctaagttagtgttaattgacgtgaatgaatgACAAATGGCAGTTCAGCACAtacgtgtgcgtttgtgcatcttggcatagcctacatgctggacgtgacattggggatgtggctgcatcgtcgattctacttttgAGTTCGAAGatcgagattgagatgtaatttggatcgatttcgatataaaatcgaaatcgtgacacccctaacatagacacacacagatatacacagggacagtacaggaACAGAATGAAATATCAACAGTCATCTCATATGTGGAAGAACACATAACAGAAACATCAGGACATAAACCACTTAAGactataaaaatataaaaagttATGAATCCAATACTCTCACTTCAAAAGGCGCACACAGGCGAGATATGTGATGATGTGTTTAGATCCAACACCTAAGAACTGTTTTCACATTAGGTTTTTATTTGTGATTTTTGTCTGAtagggacttagccaaaattttaaatgtttacaactctcatgcccctcctcCACTACCactgagcaccctctcatcgagtttgtgctcgtcaatgcgcaccagactgtgtcagatctcacacagccctgctctgattagaccagaagaaccgggagctgtggatttttgcaaaacaaataacaggctctaggtggaggtagaagtgcgggttttttttctaaaactggctgatttatgttgttctgtcggagcatagtgtcggtttcagtgaatattatcaaaataatcttgccaactgcagctttaataggATTTGTTACAGAAGCATCTGGAAACTATCTGATACATGTAAGCATTTTGTACAGAATGAATGAGAAGTATAGCAAACATCTCTCATCATTTGTATCATAATCCCAGGGAGCCACTCCCCCACTACAAATGCACAaactcagtcactcacacatatgcatacagactcacacacacaagtttgtacagacacacatacacacaccaatggTAAAAATGTAGATGTACAGCACTCCTTCAAAATGGTAAAAGTATATGTGTGCAGTTCGGATACAGACACATATTTAAGTCATCAAAGAACTTTGTTTGGGTTTGGTTGCAGACTCTGTACGGATGCACGTAAtgcctacacacatgcacacacacaacattatggtattatttcacAAATTGGCTGATTGCCATTCTTGGAAGTGATTTTTCCATCTTGGAGATCTCTAACCACTCATAAGCAGTACCTCATTCTCATGTTATGGTCAAGTAAGGGGTAGCTCTGTATCCTTTGCAAGTAATTTGTTATCTGCCTGAATCTGGAACTGAAAAGTATAGGGATACTCATGCAATTCAGTTTAGTTTATTTTCAGTGTTCACAGACAAACTTGTTATTGCCTTTGGAAATATACTTGAACAAAGATTTTAAATAGAAATGTAAAATTTGATGAATTGTGGAAATGGAAGGGCTGAACACTTTTGCATAGTATATCAAAACATTAACATGTGTAAATGAATGCTTGGAAGAGGGATCTGATGCTGATGATTTGTAATGCTAGCAAGATGTGCAAAGTCTTCTCTCTCAGTATAGCTCACCAGGTCAGCATAGAAGTAGCTCTCTTGCCCCTCTTGTACATCATTTCTATGTCACCTCCTGTTATTTTTGAGTGGTGAGGTTAATTTGATATTGCAAAGAATCTGAACTAACTGCCAAGGATTCACAGATGGTCTGAGGTTTCTCCATTGCATGCAGTACATAGCCCATAGCTGACCTACGTGAGACTTATACAACATGTAAAAAGATTGTTTGATATACAAAATCTCTTTAataagtgtacaaaagggttttCCACATTTTACAAAAACAACTGAGGGTGGCAAAAGAAATGAAAATGATTACTATGTCACTCCAAACTGGCAGACATCTTGCATACCACAAATTACTGTTACTACTTTTAGAAAGACTTAAATTCAACCATCAGAGCACTTCTTTCAGGCTCTCCATGACAAATTCCACAATTTAACGTGAATCCATTTACTTCACCCAGACCCCAGTCTTAAAGCTATTTGCTTTTGTTGTGTCCAAGATCTTACACCAAAGAAAAAACTAAAGGCAAACTTGACTATTGTTGCATGATGAGCATTGAGCAATGCCACAGGTACATCTGTCCACAGTGTAAGCATCCACCCACTGCCATACCATCTCCAACTCTTATTCTTTTGTCTTCTCTCTATTCCCTCCATGTGTTAGGGAGACGACCTCACCTTGATGCTTTCAAACACCACCCAGTTGTCACTGTTCATGAGAGTGTCTTCTGAAGCAAGACAGTTGGAATGTTTCTCTCATTCccctctccttttcctcctgtctctctgtctgtctgtctgtctgtctctctctctctctctctcatccacacaCCACGTCTCACTTGGCCACGGCGTTGCTGTGGgggagctgctgctgcagggcttgctgttgctgctgctccaCCAGGGCCTGTTGCAGCCGCGTGCGCTTGCGGGCATAGTGCTGCCAGTGCAGGAGCTGCTGCTCGTCGATGAACTTGGCACACTGGGCATTGACCAGCTCCTTGCGGAAGTGCTCATACTGCAGGAGCTCCAGCATGGGCAGGCAGTGGGGGTATCTGGTGGAGAGTCACGCAAGAAAAGAAAGTCAAACGATACAGAGATTATTTCACTCATGTGTTAGTTACTTAGCAATCCAGTCAAACATGCAGAAGTTTTAAGAACAGAGTGAGATAACCCCATCTCTGGCTTAGCGTCTTAACCCCTAACATGCACAGAGATGCCTTTAGTGTTGATAATAGAACAGAGATTACACTCCATGAATAAAGAAATTAACAACCATTCGACATGACTTAAAACTGATGCATCAAGGAGCAGTGGTGAATGCTACTCTTTGAAATAGGGGAAGCTGTGATAAAATGAGTCAATTATTGTTTTAGCAtcattaggctactactacATTGTCCTTTGTGGGCTAAAGCAAATCCCCCCTAAACTCAGTTTAAACCAACTGAGAGTTTTCAGACATGGCCAACAGTTGGCTACATAACCACAGCACTTCCAGCCAGTTCTAGGAGGGTTAAAAAGTCTGGTTATTTGATAACCTATTGCCTGGGTTATTTCTCTGTGATTTTTCAACTAAATCTATTCTGGGTGTGAATCTGTCTTGCTGTTTTATTCCAAGTATCTTCTTGTAAGGAATACCCTCAAGTGGCTTTTAAAAATCAGGTAAACAATATTAGCATAGTCTAGCAGCCACTTTCCATAGCTAGCAAGCTGGCTGGCTAGATTTAGCCTCTACATAACCAACCTTATATACTCAATGGAAAAGACAGTAAAGTAAGTAACAAACTCTAGAACCATgtatttacagtaggcctaggttatgacaaagacaaatagaaacaaAATGTATTCCTtgcaaataaatgaaaatgagCAGCAGCTTGCCTCTCGTCTTCACCTACCAACACTTATAACTTGATGGTCCTGACAGTACATGCTGTTAATCAAAAACAGGTCCAGCCCTTTTGACTGTTCCtccaattcgccttattcacccggcagCCATtacgaggctaaagggtacacttgccattacaccttagtccagcagatggtggtggtaatgcattCAGTTTGcgaactgccaaaaaaaaagctcaccgaaaaaggatggttcactggcctgttttttgcagtttgcaaacggagtgcattaccaccaccatctgctggactgaggtgtaatggcaagtgtaccctttagcctcgtaATGGCTGCCAGGTGAATAAGGCAAATCATACACAAGCCCAGCATCCTAGCCAGCCCACACCCCCATTTACTCTCAGAGAGGCTGAGCTTCCCTGGAAATTATGCTTTTGAAACATTTGTCTATATTCTGCATAATCTGAAAAGCATATTCTGAAGTGTGATTGAAGTGTATTGAAGCTGCATTTCAATGGGCTATGCtgcaacagtaggcctattataaagagagagagagacagagagaggaggaggaagggggttAAGGCTATGGCTCTCTACACATGTATTTGTTGTAAACTCAATTTCAGTACAGCTCATTATTGAATGTCTTTATACCACAAAACACTTACTTTAGAAATTTGGCATATTCAGGTTCCTTCCAGTAAAGCAAGTACTTCAAGTAGTTCACAAAGGGCTTGTCTCGGAAGTAACCTCTCTGAGCCAGAACTACAAGGAGTCATTAGATGACATAAAAATACaccttaaaaggttaaattgaGAAATGAATAAATCACACAATGTTAATGTGGCAGAAAAAGTTCACAATAATGTAATTTCATGATTTCATggataggctacttacaattgaGGTAATTTGGATTTGCCAAACACTGTACGAATTCCAACTCCGATTGGAAACGGTTCCTCGCTTGTTCCTCTGTTGATCAACGACAAGTATGTAATAAGCTCAGCAACAATACAATGTCAGTTTATTTCACTTCCATGtagagctaacgttaacgttacaagATAAGTTAATTCTACGTTAGCTAGCTTACCCGTTTCCATCACGCCAGGTCCACTATAATGTCAGccaagtaacgttaacgtttatAATGCTTCTAGCCTACTGCTGTAACCTTTCAGTAAGACTATCGAGGTAAGAGTAATGTTAAAGGCACAATTATAAATCCACGCAATTATCTAAACGCCTTTGTCCCTTCACGTCCTTTGCGTAGGTAGCCATTGCCagagattttgttttgtgtttgccgtATTTCAGTGACACATCGCTTGACGTAAAACAAGCTCAATGCCTGACTTGGGATCAGTTTCGATTCCCCCCACCAACAAGTATTAAGCACGAAGGCCACTTTCAGAACCGTTCCAGGATCAGTGCGCCCTCGTCTCGTGAAGGTTTTCTTCTTTTGCAGCTGTAGGGATATTGTGCACCGTATCTTAGGCTAATTTTGTAACATTGCCCCCATTTGGAGAGGAGTGGTATAATATTTGTGAAagaaataaccccccccccccccccccccaaccccatgcTTTATTGAAAACTTGATTTAAAGCTCAAATATTTTTccagtaaacaaaacaaatagcctagatatAGAAGGAGGATAAAGGAAAAATCAAAACAATAATACGACAAATAAATCCACAAAAGTGGAAGTTgaatagcctgacgagccagacccacattaaaatgtagggtctgggcactcaccgttcgcagtgctcagtccgaggggcaggataatcggttgtctttcaaattccctctgcacgcaataggacagtgctgagtcccatgcgttttcccaccagcggagctagttggcttgttcaaacttttgccatcttaaaacaagcttaactcgtgtcacactgctGGCCAAcggcaacatccatcttctttgttttcaagtagcagggaattcaagccaaaccgttgcaactctgccatcaatcattatgttaagcccgcctaacaactctatacacgatttgattggcctgatagaagtttaatttttcgagctcacaagccaacggagagttgctagactagccctggaagcaaatgtaatttgctgctgctagggtgcgtctagatttctaggctagaagtTGAACAGTATGCCTAGAGAATATCAATTAGGGTAGCCAAATACTTCAAGTAGGCATAGCCCTGCATCTGACATActgtataataataaataaatacataacacacatatttctgttttccagcaacatattaggaagcataggccattttacagcattgtacaatatattcaatgaaataccaacatgctgcattaaatggatccataatccagtcatactgagcactgctggttgggaaatatttttgaaataaactttgcagggatgtgatgtaggcctactgtttaatacatgggatcacaagagtgcctcccaatcagacgtttcagcgatttcgctcagaaatctcaaaggcataatactgtcgtgattgaggcgcctgtcccatactcaagtttcaggtgaatgcagtaatcttatttgctaggtgaggtaggtgcttgtaactggacatttaactcaaatgtatcgctataagatatatcaaatatatcgctaataGTGGGGTACGAATTGTATTTCCGTAGgatttttttgctaaaatttatatttttgttttatttgcttTATTTGGGGT encodes the following:
- the LOC121708973 gene encoding mediator of RNA polymerase II transcription subunit 31-like, translated to METEEQARNRFQSELEFVQCLANPNYLNFLAQRGYFRDKPFVNYLKYLLYWKEPEYAKFLKYPHCLPMLELLQYEHFRKELVNAQCAKFIDEQQLLHWQHYARKRTRLQQALVEQQQQQALQQQLPHSNAVAK